The Bradyrhizobium sp. CCBAU 051011 DNA segment GTCGTGGCTGATGAACGTGTTTCGATAATTGTTGACCTGGATCGTGATCTTCTACTCCGCGCTGTCGACCCGTCGGATGCGGACCCACTAGCTAGAACGAAAGCGGAGTCTCATAGCGGTGAGTGCTCGGAGCCTCGCGGTTAAGCTGTGATACGAGATGTTAGCCCAAGATGTTTTTCGATTGCGGCAGTGAGTTCGATACCCTCACCCGGGCGGTCGGAAACAAGGCCGGCTATTCCAAGAAGATCGACCATCTGCTTCAACGCGTCGGCTTGATTGACACACCTCTCCGGAAGCTGCGAACGTCAGACTGTTCGGGCTGAAACGCCTCAACTAGAACTGGCACGGCGCTCGCAGGATCGCTGTTGCCACATGCGAAGACATCAGCGGCCGCGTAGCACCTCTCAGGCCAAGTATGTAAGGTAATGTGCGATTCAGCCAACAAGGCGATTGCGGAGACGCCGTGACCCGGACAAAACTTGTGAACGTGAAGGTGGAGTAATGTCGCCCTCGCGGCACGGGTGGCTTTTCGGATTGCGTCTTCTGCAATGGCCGGATCGTCGAGGTTCTTCGCTCCCCATAGCTCGATGAGCATATGCGTCGCACCGGTGGACAGAGCCGGTGGGGCTTCCTTCTCGTTATCATTAGTCATTAAGAACTCCATTGAATTATCGGCCCAGTAAGCTGAGCTATTCGGGATTTAGGTGACGAGGTAATCAGGCGCTTGGTTTGCCGGCGCTTGGATGCCCTCAAATGCCGTCGCTGAATCTGACAACTGCGACGACCTTCGGCGACTGATTTATGCCGTTGAGCCGCCGCCAAGTCCTTGCTGCGGCGATCACCAGCTTGAACACCATCGGCCTGGCGGTGGTTGGCGAGAAGGAGCCCTTCGTCCGCACCATCCTGTATCGCCCCGTGGCGAACAAGCTCTCGATGAGATTGG contains these protein-coding regions:
- the speD gene encoding adenosylmethionine decarboxylase, which codes for MTNDNEKEAPPALSTGATHMLIELWGAKNLDDPAIAEDAIRKATRAARATLLHLHVHKFCPGHGVSAIALLAESHITLHTWPERCYAAADVFACGNSDPASAVPVLVEAFQPEQSDVRSFRRGVSIKPTR